In Streptomyces sp. SID8374, one genomic interval encodes:
- a CDS encoding maleylpyruvate isomerase family mycothiol-dependent enzyme, with protein sequence MEITEHIASLSEEGRLLAAAAEQAGPGASVPTCPGWQIRHLLRHTGMVHRWAADFITEGHTTPRPDGGEPDLDGAELLDWFRAGHRHLVRSLEAAPADLECWTFLPAPSPLAFWSRRQLNETTVHRVDAESALGGPLTTVDADRAADGIDELLSGFHARPKSRVRSSTPRTLRVRAVDTDAVWTVRISEEPPQAVRTSVGAEAEDGGPGPDGGGGRADCELSGTAEGLYLTLWNRLPLTAVTLRGDRSVARLWTDNSAVTW encoded by the coding sequence ATGGAGATCACCGAGCACATCGCGTCCCTGTCCGAGGAAGGGCGGCTCCTCGCGGCGGCCGCCGAACAGGCGGGCCCCGGGGCGTCGGTCCCGACCTGTCCCGGCTGGCAGATACGCCACCTGCTGCGCCACACCGGCATGGTGCACCGCTGGGCGGCCGACTTCATCACCGAGGGCCACACCACGCCCCGGCCGGACGGCGGTGAACCGGACCTCGACGGCGCCGAACTCCTCGACTGGTTCCGGGCGGGCCACCGCCACCTGGTCCGGTCGCTGGAGGCCGCCCCCGCCGACCTGGAGTGCTGGACCTTCCTGCCCGCCCCCTCACCCCTGGCGTTCTGGTCCCGCCGCCAGCTGAACGAGACGACCGTGCACCGGGTGGACGCGGAGTCCGCGCTCGGCGGGCCGCTGACGACGGTGGACGCGGACCGGGCGGCCGACGGCATCGACGAACTCCTCAGCGGCTTCCACGCCCGGCCCAAGAGCCGGGTCCGCTCCTCCACCCCGCGCACGCTGCGGGTGCGGGCCGTGGACACGGACGCGGTGTGGACCGTACGGATCTCGGAGGAACCGCCGCAGGCCGTACGTACGTCAGTCGGCGCCGAGGCCGAGGACGGCGGACCGGGCCCGGACGGCGGCGGCGGCCGCGCGGACTGCGAGCTGAGCGGGACGGCGGAGGGCCTCTACCTCACCCTCTGGAACCGCCTGCCGCTCACCGCCGTCACGTTGCGCGGCGACCGCTCGGTGGCCAGGCTCTGGACGGACAACTCAGCGGTCACCTGGTGA
- a CDS encoding DUF6332 family protein, whose product MGERRTQAERDAMTVEIGYALATSAVLAGLTFSAISAPALLLLDLGRPARTVVLGLAAAAAVLAFATRVAHVLWRFPRREGRRLGGPAPDRPTRSGTADSVT is encoded by the coding sequence ATGGGGGAACGGCGGACGCAGGCGGAGCGGGACGCGATGACGGTCGAGATCGGTTACGCGCTGGCCACTTCCGCCGTACTGGCCGGCCTCACCTTCTCGGCGATCTCCGCACCCGCCCTGCTTCTCCTCGACCTCGGCCGCCCGGCACGGACGGTGGTCCTCGGCCTCGCAGCGGCGGCCGCCGTACTGGCCTTCGCCACACGGGTCGCCCATGTGCTGTGGCGCTTTCCGCGGCGGGAGGGCCGCCGCCTGGGCGGCCCGGCCCCGGACAGGCCGACCCGCTCCGGCACCGCCGACTCCGTTACGTAG
- a CDS encoding TetR/AcrR family transcriptional regulator, which translates to MSTIRGARERARAEVTAAIKDEARKQLAAEGAAKLSLRAVARELGMASSALYRYFPSRDDLLTALIVDAYDAIGEAAETARATADRARPRPAPYADRWVAVAGAVREWALAHPHEYALIYGSPVPGYSAPMDTVGPASRVGMVLIGLIRDAFQDGGLALPPLARELRAEADRLTADIAPDLPPAVAPALVAAWAQLFGLISFELFGQFNRMVEAREELFRQAAGELARSVGLRGGPATG; encoded by the coding sequence ATGAGCACCATCCGAGGGGCCAGGGAGCGCGCCCGCGCAGAAGTGACCGCCGCCATCAAGGACGAGGCCAGAAAACAGCTGGCGGCGGAGGGCGCGGCCAAGCTCTCCCTCCGCGCCGTTGCCCGCGAGCTGGGCATGGCCTCCTCGGCGCTCTACCGCTACTTCCCCAGTCGCGACGACCTCCTCACCGCGCTGATCGTCGACGCGTACGACGCCATCGGCGAGGCCGCGGAGACCGCCCGCGCCACCGCCGACCGGGCCCGTCCCCGCCCCGCCCCGTACGCCGACCGCTGGGTCGCCGTGGCCGGTGCCGTACGGGAATGGGCGCTGGCCCACCCCCACGAGTACGCCCTGATCTACGGCTCACCCGTCCCCGGCTACAGCGCCCCCATGGACACGGTGGGCCCCGCCTCCCGGGTCGGCATGGTCCTCATCGGCCTCATCCGCGACGCGTTCCAGGACGGCGGGCTGGCCCTGCCGCCGCTCGCGCGGGAGCTGCGCGCCGAGGCCGATCGGCTCACCGCCGACATCGCACCGGACCTCCCGCCCGCCGTCGCGCCGGCCCTCGTCGCCGCCTGGGCCCAGCTCTTCGGCCTGATCTCGTTCGAGCTCTTCGGTCAGTTCAACCGGATGGTCGAGGCGCGCGAGGAGCTCTTCCGGCAGGCCGCGGGGGAGCTGGCCCGCTCGGTCGGTCTGCGCGGGGGCCCGGCCACCGGCTGA
- a CDS encoding nitroreductase/quinone reductase family protein, translated as MSQPQPYYLRAGATATRLNNVIGRLARHGLSLMGSAEMSVRGRTSGRMQRIPVNPHSYEGAQYLVSARGHSQWVRNMRVAGGGELRVGRRTRVFTAVEIADDAEKAEILRAYLKRWGWEVNQYFQGVTAKSTDAELLAACPDHPVFRLTFES; from the coding sequence ATGTCGCAGCCGCAGCCGTACTACCTCCGGGCCGGTGCCACCGCCACCCGCCTCAACAACGTCATCGGCCGTCTCGCCCGGCACGGCCTCAGCCTCATGGGCTCCGCCGAGATGTCGGTACGAGGACGGACGAGCGGCCGGATGCAGCGCATCCCCGTCAACCCGCACTCCTACGAGGGCGCCCAGTACCTCGTCTCGGCCCGGGGCCACTCCCAGTGGGTGCGGAACATGCGCGTCGCGGGCGGCGGTGAGCTGCGCGTGGGGCGCAGAACCCGGGTATTCACCGCCGTGGAGATCGCCGACGACGCGGAGAAGGCGGAGATCCTCCGCGCCTATCTGAAGCGGTGGGGCTGGGAGGTCAACCAGTATTTCCAGGGCGTCACCGCGAAGTCCACGGACGCCGAACTCCTGGCGGCCTGCCCGGACCACCCGGTCTTCCGCCTCACGTTCGAGAGCTGA
- a CDS encoding alpha/beta hydrolase, whose translation MRGGAVLVHGLYHRPGHFAAVADGLRARGIKVVVPELHRGSLAADTAAVQAAVDALDRQPLLLGHSYGGSVITGVRGACHLVYLSAFVPDVGESAAALGGASAQLRDAVVPGEGPDGTTHLDPGRAADVLYDDCPGPLAARAVGLLRPQAPGCGRGVPVHHSWKLTPSTYVVRAGDRAIDPAPQRALAARCTGVREWPTGHSPFVSRPALVVDLVAELLGAVSSRT comes from the coding sequence GTGCGCGGCGGGGCGGTCCTCGTCCATGGGCTCTACCACCGCCCCGGACACTTCGCCGCGGTCGCCGACGGCCTGCGGGCGCGGGGGATCAAGGTGGTCGTTCCCGAGCTCCACCGAGGGTCCCTGGCGGCTGATACGGCAGCGGTCCAGGCCGCCGTCGATGCGCTGGACCGGCAGCCGCTGTTGCTCGGCCACTCCTACGGCGGGTCGGTGATCACCGGGGTGCGCGGAGCGTGCCACCTGGTCTATCTGTCGGCCTTCGTACCGGACGTGGGCGAGAGCGCGGCCGCTCTCGGCGGGGCCTCCGCGCAGCTGCGTGACGCGGTCGTGCCGGGGGAGGGGCCTGACGGCACGACACATCTGGATCCCGGCCGGGCGGCCGATGTCCTCTACGACGACTGCCCCGGGCCCCTCGCCGCCCGTGCGGTCGGCCTGCTGCGGCCGCAGGCCCCGGGGTGCGGACGGGGCGTCCCGGTGCACCACAGCTGGAAGCTGACCCCCTCGACGTATGTCGTCCGCGCCGGGGACCGGGCGATCGACCCCGCCCCGCAACGGGCGCTGGCCGCCCGCTGCACCGGTGTACGCGAGTGGCCGACGGGGCATTCACCGTTCGTGTCCCGGCCCGCGCTCGTGGTGGACCTGGTGGCGGAGCTGCTCGGCGCGGTCAGCTCTCGAACGTGA
- a CDS encoding geranylgeranyl reductase family protein has translation MSSENADAGRENEESSSVWDVVVVGAGPAGASAAYAAAVAGRRVLLLEKAELPRYKTCGGGIIGFSRDSLPPGFELPLKDRIHAVTFSLNGKLSRTRRSRRMLFGLINRPEFDAGLVEEAQKAGAELRTGASVVRVEQHGPAVPDRRTVAVVLAGGETVLARAVVGADGSAGRIGAHVGVKLDQVDLGLEAEIPVPATVAEDWAGRVLIDWGPMPGSYGWVFPKGDTLTVGVISARGDGAGTKRYLEDFIARLGLAGFEPSISSGHLTRCRSDDSPLSRGRVVVCGDAAGLLEPWTREGISFALRSGRLAGEWAVRIAEAHDAVDARRQALNYAFAIKAGLGVEMGVGRRMLKLFERRPGVLHAVLTGFRPAWKAFAGITRGTTSLAELVRTHPLAQRALSAMDR, from the coding sequence GTGAGCAGCGAGAACGCAGACGCCGGGCGGGAAAACGAAGAGTCGTCGTCGGTGTGGGACGTCGTCGTCGTCGGCGCCGGACCGGCCGGCGCATCGGCGGCGTACGCGGCAGCCGTGGCGGGCCGACGGGTCCTGCTGCTGGAGAAGGCGGAGTTGCCGCGCTACAAGACCTGCGGCGGCGGCATCATCGGGTTCTCCCGGGATTCCCTGCCACCGGGGTTCGAACTGCCCCTGAAGGACCGCATCCACGCCGTCACCTTTTCGCTCAACGGGAAGCTCTCCCGCACCCGCCGCTCCCGGCGCATGCTCTTCGGGCTGATCAACCGCCCGGAGTTCGACGCCGGGCTGGTGGAGGAGGCGCAGAAGGCCGGCGCCGAACTGCGTACCGGCGCCTCGGTGGTGCGGGTGGAGCAGCACGGACCCGCCGTGCCCGACCGGCGTACGGTCGCGGTCGTGCTGGCCGGCGGTGAGACCGTGCTGGCGCGGGCGGTCGTCGGCGCGGACGGCAGCGCGGGCCGGATAGGAGCACACGTCGGGGTCAAACTCGACCAGGTGGACCTCGGCCTGGAGGCGGAGATCCCCGTTCCGGCGACGGTGGCGGAGGACTGGGCGGGCCGGGTCCTCATCGACTGGGGCCCGATGCCCGGCAGTTACGGCTGGGTCTTCCCCAAGGGCGACACCCTGACCGTCGGGGTCATCTCGGCGCGCGGCGACGGCGCCGGCACCAAGCGGTATCTGGAGGACTTCATCGCCCGCCTCGGCCTCGCCGGGTTCGAGCCGTCCATCTCCTCGGGCCATCTGACCCGCTGCCGCAGCGACGACTCCCCGCTCTCCCGTGGCCGGGTCGTGGTCTGCGGCGACGCGGCGGGGCTCCTGGAGCCGTGGACCCGCGAGGGCATCTCCTTCGCGCTGCGCTCCGGGCGGCTCGCGGGCGAATGGGCCGTCAGGATCGCCGAGGCGCACGATGCGGTGGACGCCCGCCGCCAAGCCCTCAACTACGCCTTCGCCATCAAGGCCGGTCTCGGCGTGGAGATGGGCGTGGGCCGCCGCATGCTCAAGCTGTTCGAGCGCCGCCCGGGGGTGCTGCACGCCGTGCTGACCGGCTTCCGCCCGGCCTGGAAGGCGTTCGCCGGGATCACCCGGGGCACGACGTCGCTCGCCGAGCTGGTCCGTACCCACCCGCTGGCCCAGCGGGCGCTGAGCGCGATGGACCGCTGA
- a CDS encoding dipeptidase: MTARPISETVASLMPRARAELAELVAFQSVADPAQFPKSECEAAANWVADALRAEDFTDVALLDTPDGTQSVYGYLPGPAGAPTVLLYAHYDVQPPLDESAWLSPPFELTERDGRWYGRGAADCKGGFIMHLLALRALKANGGVPVSVKVIAEGSEEQGTGGLERYAEAHPELLAADTIVIGDTGNFRVGLPTVTATLRGMTMLRVQLDTLEGNLHSGQFGGAAPDALAAMIQLLASLRDADGTTTVDGLTGEADWDGLQYPEAEFRQDAKVLDGVELIGKGTVADRIWARPAVTVIGIDCPPVVGATPSVQASARAQISLRVPPGHDAAEAAKLLTAHLESHAPWGARVTVEQVGQGQPFRADMDSPAYTAMADAMRDAYPGQEMQSSGMGGSIPLCNTLASLYPEAEILLIGLSEPEAQIHAVNESVSPEELERMSVTEALFLRNYAESKKA; the protein is encoded by the coding sequence ATGACCGCCCGCCCGATTTCCGAGACCGTCGCCTCGCTGATGCCCCGTGCCCGGGCTGAGCTCGCCGAGCTGGTCGCGTTCCAGTCGGTGGCGGACCCGGCGCAGTTCCCGAAGAGCGAGTGCGAGGCCGCGGCGAACTGGGTCGCGGACGCCCTGCGCGCCGAGGACTTCACGGACGTCGCCCTCCTCGACACCCCCGACGGCACGCAGTCGGTCTACGGTTACCTGCCCGGCCCGGCCGGTGCCCCGACCGTACTGCTCTACGCGCACTACGACGTGCAGCCGCCGCTGGACGAGTCGGCGTGGCTCTCCCCGCCGTTCGAGCTGACCGAGCGCGACGGACGCTGGTACGGCCGGGGCGCGGCGGACTGCAAGGGCGGGTTCATCATGCACCTGCTCGCGCTGCGCGCCCTGAAGGCGAACGGCGGTGTCCCGGTCTCGGTGAAGGTGATCGCCGAGGGCTCCGAGGAGCAGGGCACCGGCGGTCTGGAGCGGTACGCGGAGGCGCACCCGGAGCTGCTGGCGGCGGACACGATCGTCATCGGCGACACCGGGAACTTCCGGGTCGGGCTGCCGACGGTGACGGCGACACTGCGCGGCATGACGATGCTGCGGGTGCAGCTGGACACCCTCGAAGGGAACCTGCACTCGGGGCAGTTCGGCGGCGCCGCCCCCGACGCGCTGGCCGCGATGATCCAGCTGCTGGCCTCGCTGCGCGACGCGGACGGGACGACGACGGTCGACGGTCTGACCGGCGAGGCGGACTGGGACGGACTCCAGTACCCGGAGGCGGAGTTCCGGCAGGACGCCAAGGTGCTGGACGGCGTGGAGCTGATCGGCAAGGGCACGGTCGCGGACCGGATCTGGGCGCGCCCCGCCGTCACCGTCATCGGCATCGACTGCCCGCCGGTGGTCGGCGCCACACCGTCCGTGCAGGCGAGCGCCCGGGCGCAGATCAGCCTGCGGGTGCCCCCGGGCCACGACGCCGCCGAGGCGGCGAAGCTGCTCACCGCCCACCTGGAGTCGCACGCCCCCTGGGGGGCGCGGGTCACGGTGGAGCAGGTGGGCCAGGGCCAGCCGTTCCGCGCCGACATGGACAGCCCGGCGTACACGGCGATGGCGGACGCGATGCGCGACGCCTACCCGGGCCAGGAGATGCAGTCCTCCGGCATGGGCGGCTCCATCCCGCTCTGCAACACCCTGGCGTCGCTCTACCCGGAGGCGGAGATCCTCCTCATCGGCCTGAGCGAGCCGGAGGCGCAGATCCACGCGGTGAACGAGAGCGTGTCGCCGGAGGAGCTGGAGCGGATGTCGGTCACCGAGGCTCTGTTCCTGCGCAACTACGCGGAGTCGAAGAAGGCCTGA
- a CDS encoding NUDIX hydrolase has product MIVWINGAFGAGKTSVAGELIDLIPNSTLYDPELTGAGLRGLLPQKKLAEVGDFQDLRIWRRLVVDTAAALLAEAPGVLVVPMTLLRQEYRDEIFGGLASRRIPVRHVLLSPEETILRSRIASRVEYPGDREQSERVNRWAYDHIGPYQDALGWITEDAHVVDNGALTPRETAERIAEAVRTGAAGPCEIVQSPRPTAATVAAGVLLFDEQDRVLLVDPTYKPGWEFPGGVVEEGEAPAQAGIREVAEETGLRLDRVPTLLLVDWEPPTPPGYGGLRFLFDGGLLRTEDAGRLLLPGSELRGWRFVTEREAAGMLPPTRYERLRWALRARERSTVLNLEAGVPVG; this is encoded by the coding sequence GTGATCGTCTGGATCAACGGTGCGTTCGGCGCGGGCAAGACCAGCGTCGCGGGCGAACTGATCGATCTGATCCCGAACAGCACCTTGTACGACCCGGAACTCACCGGGGCCGGACTGCGCGGGCTGCTGCCCCAGAAGAAGCTGGCAGAGGTGGGCGACTTCCAGGACCTGAGGATCTGGCGGCGGCTCGTGGTGGACACGGCGGCCGCGCTGCTCGCCGAGGCGCCCGGGGTGCTGGTGGTGCCGATGACGCTGCTGAGACAGGAGTACCGGGACGAGATATTCGGCGGGCTCGCCTCCCGGCGCATCCCGGTCCGGCATGTGCTGCTCTCACCTGAGGAAACGATCCTGCGCAGCCGGATAGCGAGCCGGGTGGAGTACCCCGGGGACCGCGAGCAGAGCGAGCGGGTCAACCGGTGGGCGTACGACCACATCGGGCCCTACCAGGACGCGCTCGGCTGGATCACCGAGGACGCCCATGTCGTCGACAACGGCGCCCTCACCCCGCGCGAGACCGCCGAGCGGATCGCCGAGGCCGTCCGCACCGGCGCCGCCGGACCGTGCGAGATCGTCCAGAGCCCCCGGCCGACCGCCGCGACCGTCGCGGCCGGGGTGCTGCTCTTCGACGAACAGGACCGGGTGCTCCTCGTCGACCCGACGTACAAGCCCGGCTGGGAGTTCCCCGGCGGGGTCGTGGAGGAGGGCGAGGCCCCGGCCCAGGCCGGGATACGGGAGGTCGCCGAGGAGACCGGGCTCCGACTCGACCGGGTCCCCACCCTGCTTCTCGTCGACTGGGAGCCGCCCACCCCGCCCGGCTACGGCGGGCTGCGCTTCCTCTTCGACGGCGGGCTGCTGCGGACCGAGGACGCCGGCCGGCTGCTGCTCCCCGGCTCCGAGCTGCGCGGCTGGCGCTTCGTCACGGAGCGGGAGGCGGCGGGGATGCTTCCCCCGACCCGCTACGAGCGGCTGCGCTGGGCCCTGCGGGCGCGCGAGCGGTCCACGGTGCTCAACCTGGAAGCGGGCGTCCCGGTGGGCTGA
- a CDS encoding ROK family protein: MHTDLVAALDIGGTKIAGGLVDGDGNLLVRAQRPTPAREGAEAVMGAVDEVLGELTASPLWDRAGSAGIGSAGPVDAGAGTVSPVNVPGWRDFPLVERVQKTIGGLPVALVGDGVAMTAAEHWLGAARGYDNALCLVVSTGVGGGLVLGGTLHPGPSGNAGHIGHISVDLDGDPCPCGARGCVERIASGPNIARRALEGGWLPGPDGDTTAAAVAAAARAGDQVAIASYERAAQALAAGIAATATLVEIDIAVIGGGVAGAGDVLFAPLRRSLGDYATLSFVRGLTVAPAVMGTDAGLVGAAAAAIALR, translated from the coding sequence ATGCATACCGACCTCGTCGCCGCACTCGACATCGGCGGCACCAAGATCGCCGGCGGCCTGGTCGACGGGGACGGAAACCTCCTCGTACGGGCGCAGCGGCCGACGCCCGCCCGGGAGGGTGCCGAGGCGGTGATGGGTGCCGTGGACGAGGTGCTCGGCGAGCTGACGGCCTCACCGCTGTGGGACCGTGCGGGCTCCGCGGGGATCGGCAGCGCGGGCCCGGTCGACGCGGGTGCGGGCACGGTCAGCCCGGTCAACGTACCCGGCTGGCGCGACTTCCCGCTGGTGGAGCGGGTGCAGAAGACGATCGGCGGGCTGCCCGTGGCCCTGGTCGGCGACGGGGTCGCGATGACCGCGGCCGAGCACTGGCTCGGGGCGGCGCGCGGCTACGACAACGCGCTCTGCCTCGTCGTCTCGACGGGCGTCGGCGGTGGCCTGGTCCTCGGCGGCACGCTGCACCCGGGCCCCTCCGGCAACGCCGGTCACATCGGCCACATCAGCGTCGACCTGGACGGCGACCCGTGCCCGTGCGGTGCGCGCGGCTGTGTGGAGCGGATCGCCAGCGGCCCGAACATCGCCCGCCGGGCCTTGGAGGGCGGCTGGCTCCCCGGCCCGGACGGCGACACCACGGCCGCCGCCGTGGCCGCCGCCGCGCGCGCCGGGGACCAGGTCGCCATCGCCTCGTACGAGCGGGCGGCCCAGGCGCTCGCGGCCGGCATCGCCGCCACCGCCACCCTGGTCGAGATCGACATCGCGGTGATCGGCGGGGGAGTGGCGGGCGCGGGAGACGTGCTCTTCGCGCCGCTGCGCCGCAGCCTGGGCGACTACGCGACGCTCTCGTTCGTCCGGGGCCTCACGGTCGCGCCCGCCGTGATGGGCACGGACGCGGGGCTGGTCGGCGCGGCGGCCGCGGCGATCGCGCTGCGTTAG
- a CDS encoding LacI family DNA-binding transcriptional regulator, producing the protein MDRTTRHSETRYGNRPTMKDVAARAGVGLKTVSRVVNSEPGVTPDTERRVQEAIDALGFRRNDSARVLRKGRTASIGLVLEDLADPFYGPLSRAVEEVARAHGALLINGSSAEDPEREQELVLALCARRVDGLIVIPAGDDHRYLEPEIKAGIATVFVDRPAGRVDADMVLSDSFGGSREGVAHLIAHGHRRIGFIGDQPRIHTATERLRGYHAAMTDAGITVEDSWVSLGTTDPGRVRAAAEAMLGGPEPVTALFAGNNRVTVTAVRVIAEQERPVALVGFDDIELADLLGITVISQDAAAVGRTAAEHLFRRLDGADHAPARVELPTTLIPRGSGELPPA; encoded by the coding sequence GTGGACCGGACCACCCGCCATTCCGAGACCCGTTACGGCAACCGGCCGACCATGAAGGACGTGGCCGCCCGTGCCGGAGTGGGCCTCAAGACGGTCTCCCGGGTGGTGAACAGCGAGCCCGGCGTCACGCCCGACACCGAGCGCCGCGTGCAGGAGGCGATCGACGCCCTGGGCTTCCGCCGCAACGACAGCGCCCGGGTGCTGCGCAAGGGGCGTACGGCCTCGATCGGCCTGGTCCTGGAGGATCTGGCGGACCCCTTCTACGGCCCGCTGAGCCGCGCCGTGGAGGAGGTGGCCCGCGCGCACGGGGCCCTGCTCATCAACGGCTCCAGCGCCGAGGACCCCGAGCGCGAGCAGGAGCTGGTCCTCGCCCTGTGCGCCCGCCGGGTGGACGGTCTGATCGTGATCCCGGCGGGCGACGACCACCGCTATCTGGAGCCGGAGATCAAGGCGGGCATCGCCACGGTCTTCGTGGACCGCCCGGCGGGCCGGGTCGACGCGGACATGGTGCTCTCCGACAGCTTCGGCGGCTCCCGGGAGGGCGTGGCCCACCTGATCGCGCACGGCCACCGCAGGATCGGGTTCATCGGCGACCAGCCCCGCATCCACACCGCCACCGAGCGCCTGCGCGGCTACCACGCGGCCATGACGGACGCGGGGATCACCGTCGAGGACTCCTGGGTCTCGCTCGGCACCACCGACCCCGGCCGGGTCCGGGCGGCCGCCGAGGCGATGCTCGGCGGGCCCGAGCCGGTCACCGCGCTCTTCGCGGGGAACAACCGGGTGACGGTGACGGCGGTCCGGGTGATCGCGGAGCAGGAGCGGCCGGTGGCGCTGGTCGGGTTCGACGACATCGAGTTGGCCGACCTGCTCGGGATCACCGTCATCTCGCAAGACGCGGCGGCCGTCGGCAGGACCGCGGCCGAGCACCTGTTCCGCCGCCTCGACGGCGCCGACCACGCCCCCGCCCGGGTGGAGCTGCCGACCACCCTCATCCCGCGCGGCTCGGGCGAACTGCCGCCCGCCTGA
- a CDS encoding alpha/beta hydrolase, with translation MNGQLTRTFETPDGTVRWDVLGEGDPVVLLHGTPFSSRIWREIAPALAQDHQVYVFDLLGFGQSEQREGQDLRLPAHTKVFTGLLDHWGLESPRVIAHDIGGAVALRALLLEGARYADLTLVDSVACGDWGTGLFRLVRENTPVFEQLPVYAHEALAESHLRFASHSGYRPDVLAAHLDPWRGEEGRAAYYRQYGQLEQAATDEFQHLLASVPVPTRIIWGREDGFLPPPFAEQLHALIPHSELHWLEGAGHATPEDAPARLLALLRREFRAEA, from the coding sequence ATGAACGGACAGCTGACCAGGACATTCGAGACCCCGGACGGGACGGTCCGCTGGGACGTGCTGGGGGAGGGCGACCCGGTCGTCCTGCTCCACGGCACCCCGTTCTCCTCGCGCATCTGGCGCGAGATCGCACCGGCGCTCGCCCAGGACCACCAGGTCTACGTCTTCGACCTGCTCGGCTTCGGGCAGTCGGAGCAGCGCGAGGGGCAGGATCTCCGTCTGCCCGCGCACACAAAGGTGTTCACCGGGCTCCTGGACCACTGGGGGCTGGAGAGCCCGAGGGTGATCGCCCACGACATCGGCGGGGCGGTGGCGCTGCGGGCGCTGCTGCTGGAGGGTGCGCGGTACGCCGACCTCACCCTGGTCGACTCGGTGGCCTGCGGCGACTGGGGGACCGGCCTGTTCCGGCTCGTACGCGAGAACACGCCCGTCTTCGAGCAGCTGCCTGTCTACGCCCACGAGGCGCTGGCCGAGAGCCACTTGCGCTTCGCGAGCCACTCCGGCTACCGGCCGGACGTCCTCGCCGCCCACCTCGACCCGTGGCGCGGTGAAGAGGGCAGGGCGGCGTACTACCGCCAGTACGGGCAGCTGGAGCAGGCCGCCACCGACGAGTTCCAGCATCTGCTGGCGTCCGTACCGGTGCCGACCCGGATCATCTGGGGGCGCGAGGACGGCTTCCTGCCGCCGCCCTTCGCCGAGCAGCTGCACGCGCTGATCCCGCACTCCGAGCTGCACTGGCTGGAGGGGGCGGGCCATGCGACCCCCGAGGACGCGCCGGCACGGCTCCTGGCGCTGCTGAGGCGGGAGTTCCGCGCGGAGGCCTGA
- a CDS encoding CGNR zinc finger domain-containing protein — MRRNPAPAELEPVEAFCNTATLLHGGDEFARPETAGAWLRARGYPQAVAPPERAALMKARDTVRAFLVERTSPEALDALNRLIRSVAGAPAVRPDGTLALRPAGDEPVAEIVRTVLEALLRDGLTGRHATRLKACAAPECRWVFYDRAPSSNGQWCDMNVCGARHKMRAYRARTGAAARRDG; from the coding sequence ATGCGACGGAACCCGGCACCCGCGGAACTCGAACCGGTCGAGGCGTTCTGCAACACGGCAACCCTTCTCCACGGCGGGGACGAGTTCGCCCGGCCGGAGACGGCGGGCGCGTGGCTGCGGGCGCGCGGCTATCCGCAGGCGGTCGCCCCGCCCGAACGGGCGGCGCTCATGAAGGCCCGGGATACCGTACGGGCGTTCCTGGTGGAGCGGACCTCCCCCGAGGCCCTCGACGCCCTCAACCGGCTGATCCGCTCCGTGGCGGGTGCCCCGGCCGTACGCCCGGACGGCACGCTCGCGCTGCGCCCGGCGGGCGACGAGCCGGTGGCGGAGATCGTACGAACGGTGCTCGAAGCCCTGCTGCGGGACGGCCTGACCGGGCGTCACGCGACGCGGCTCAAGGCCTGCGCGGCGCCGGAGTGCCGCTGGGTCTTCTACGACCGGGCACCGTCGTCGAACGGCCAGTGGTGCGACATGAACGTGTGCGGCGCCCGGCACAAGATGCGGGCCTACCGCGCCCGTACGGGTGCCGCCGCCCGCCGGGACGGCTGA